From a single Athene noctua chromosome 2, bAthNoc1.hap1.1, whole genome shotgun sequence genomic region:
- the SEC61G gene encoding protein transport protein Sec61 subunit gamma — protein MDQVMQFVEPSRQFVKDSIRLVKRCTKPDRKEFQKIAMATAIGFAIMGFIGFFVKLIHIPINNIIVGG, from the exons ATGGATCAGGTAATGCAATTTGTGGAACCCAGCCGTCAGTTTGTAAAAGACTCTATACGACTTGTTAAAAGATGCACCAAGCCTGACAGGAAAG agttCCAGAAGATAGCCATGGCAACAGCAATAGGCTTTGCGATAATGGGATTTATTGGTTTCTTTGTCAAATTGATCCATATCCCAATCAACAATATCATTGT